Genomic DNA from Sporomusaceae bacterium FL31:
TGTTCTTGAAGGAGAAGAAATTAAATTAATTGGCGATGATGATTATAAGCTTAATAGCATTATTGATATCTTACAAACAAAAATTATTAAACGAAATGTCTCGTTGAAAAGTCTCGATTATGGGAAAATTGAATCTGCATCGCATGGGACAGTAAGACAGGTAATTAAAATCAAAAAAGGCATTAGTAAGGAAAAAGGCAAGGAAGTCGTTGCTGCAATAAAAGATACAAAACTTAAAGTGCAAGCACAGTTAATGGATGATCAGGTGCGGGTGTCTGGAAAAAATAAAGATGATTTACAGCAAGTTATTGCAAAGTTAAAGCAAGTTGACTTAGATGTTGATTTGCAATTTGTTAACTTTCGTTCGTAATTCTTTCCGTTGAACTAAGGGGTGGAGTTGGAATGAAACAAAAAAATCCGCTGAATAGCGGATTTTTTATTTCACTCTTTAGCAATAAGTTAATTGTCGTTGGTTAACCCAAGGAGGTCCAATATTTTAAAGCAGAGGCTTAGGATAATTGAAACTACTGTAGCGAGAGCCATTCCTTTCATGGTCACAGTTCCAAGGGTTATACTGGCACCGCTGATACCGACAATCAGAACAACTGAAGTTAAAATTAGGTTGCGTGCTCGACTATAATCTACTTTTGATTCAACCAACATGCGTACGCCGGAAGCGGCAATTACACCGAATAATAACAGGGAAACACCGCCCATTACTGGCACAGGGATACTTTGGATGGCGGCAGCAAGTTTGCCTACGAATGAAAGGATAATTGCAATTACTGCTGCACCGCCAATGACTTGTACACTATAGACTTTTGTTATAGCCATTACACCAATATTCTCACCATAGGTTGTATTCGGTGTAGATCCGAAGAAACCTGATATGAGAGTCGACAAACCATTTCCGAGTAAAGAACGGTCTAACCCTGGATCCTTCGTAAGGTCACGACCCACAATGTTTCCAGTTACAATCAGATGCCCAATATGTTCAGCAATGACTACCAAAGCTGCAGGGGCAATAATAGCAATTGCACTGAAGTTAAATTCAGGAGTATAAATGGTTGGAGCAGCGAACCAAGCTGCTTTAGTAATGCCTGACAAATCTACTAAGCCTAAACCGGCAGCAAGTGCATAGCCACTAAGAACGCCAACCAAAATTGGGATAATTGCCATAAAACCACGGAATACAACTGAACCGAGGATTGTGATAACAAGGGTGAAGATAGAAACAGTGATTATTTTAGGGTCTAAGGTTTTTGCGGTCAAGCCAGCCATATCTGCAGCCACAGGTGCCAATTCCAAGCCAATTACAGCTACGATGGCTCCCATTGCAGCTGGCGGGAAGACTATGTCAATCCACTTGGTTCCGATGACTCGCAGACTAAGCGCCACTATAGTAAAAATAGCACCAACGGCTATAAAACCACCTAAGGCCGCACCATAACCATATTGTGGTAAGACGACAAATACAGGGGAGAGAAATGCAAAACTTGAACCAAGATAGGCAGGAATCTTACCTTTACAAATAAACAAATACAAAAGTGTACCAATACCATTAAATAACAGGATGGTTGCAGGATTTACCTTAAATAGGATTGGAACAAGGACCGTTGCGCCGAACATCGCAAATAGATGCTGTAGGCTAAGGGGAACGGCTTGAAGCAGAGGAAGTTTGTCCTCAATTTGAATGACTCGATTATTCATAAAATACGCCTCCTTGTATTTAGTGTGGCACACAATAGAAAAGTCTCTTACCGCAGTAAGAGACTAAAAAGGCATAATCTAGCTAATTATAGCTTGTATTGTGCACCTTTTTAGTCTCGCAGGACTAATTTAAAGGATATTATGCTTTAAATTTAACACAAATAATAGTAGATGTCCACAGAAAAATAGCTAAAAAATTGCTGGGCAGTTGGCATATTTTTAGTTAAAATAGAGATAAGTGTCGAGAAAGGTGGAAAGTTTTATGGCAAATAAGCCACCAGGTTACGGATCTCGTCGTCCTAATAGAGATGGCGAACCCACTCCTTTATCAGAAAATAATTTCCGTTATGTTGATCAAATAGAGCGATGGAGACAAGAATATGAGCGTTATACAGCCGTCGAGGAAAATTTGACTGCATTAAGTAAACTTAGCTATGATCCTGTTGATTATGCTCCGTTATTAGTTCAAGTGCCATGGAAAGAACGACAAATCCCCGATTTTTCCTTTTTAGTGGAAGAAGCAAGAGTCACTACTGAAAGTAAATTTTTTATACCGATTATGACGAGGTTAGCTGGCCTGGTTTTAAGTATCATTATATTGGTGCTGAGCTCTAACACTACTTTCTTATGGGTGCCGGGTGCTCTTTCCGTTGTGCTCATGCTTTGCTTATTTTGGGAAATACAGCAACGGCAAAACGCAATCAAATCAGCGTTACAGGACGCTCAAAAGCAAGTTGAGACCCGTACTGAACAAGAGCGTCAACTTATTGAGAACGAGAAAAAACAACATGAATTGGCTGAATCTGAACGAGTTGCTCTTGTTGAAAAGCTGATTGCCGGAGATATTGCAGCGGTTTTTCTGCGAATTGATAACGTTTTATCGCGAATCGGCTTGCCGTTTCCAGTAGATGTACATATTGATATTTTTGAAAATGTTCCTTTGATTCAAATACTCCTGCCACCCAAAACAGTCATACCACTCCAAACGTGCAGTTTACTACCATCGGGGCGGGTTAAGCATACCGATAAAGAAACACGAACTGTTAACAAGCAATATATTGAATTATGTTCAGCAATTATCATGCAAATCATGTCCATTCTATATGGCAATATTCCCTCCTTTGACCGCGCTTATGTCTGGGGGTTAATTAAGAGTACTCCAGATAATGAGTGTCTTTTTGATGTTGCTGTAAATCGTGACGAATTGGTAAAAGCTTGCCGTGCGGAAAATGGAATCACTGCTATTCGTCAGCTAGCAAGTCAATTTGAAACAGATACCATGCTGAACCTCAAAGTAATTGAGGCGGAAAAGCCACCTGAGTGGGGAAATGTGCCACAGCAATTATTGCGAAGCATGCATATAAATTTGCTTAAGTGATATAATAGAAAATATGGACAAAGAGGAAAAATTATTAAAAAAAATATACACGTAAAAAGGAATTTATCGATACTAAGTCAAATAATATTATTGAATAAAAAAATCAAAATAGGGAGGACTACCCATGAAGATTGCTGATATTGTTCAAAGCGCTGACTGGAAAGCTGAAAAACATGTGCCGGTAATTGATGCTCCGGAAAGTGTAAAAGCGGGAGAAAAAGTTGCTGTCGAAGTTTGCGTGGGCAAAGAAATTCCCCATCCAAACACAACAGAACACAATATTCGCTGGATTAAGCTTTATTTTAAGCCTGATAATGGTAAGTTTCCTTATGAGGTTGCCTGTTTCGAATTCAATGTCCATGGTGAATCGACGGATGGCCCCAATAAAGGACCTGTGTATGCTGAGCCTTTTGGTAAAGCTGTTGTGAAGCTTTCAACATCAGGCACCTTGTTAGCTACTTCGTACTGTAACATTCACGGTTTGTGGGAAAGCTACAAAGAAATTAAAGTAGAAGAATAGTCATTTATCCCGGCTGATGCCGGGATATTTTTATATTACGATTTTAAGAATATCTCTCCTGAATAACGAAGGTGTAATTTAATATCAGGCAATGTCCATTTAGAGGAGGGAAATGTACTCTTGTGGAGAATAAATAGCTATGGTATTATATAGTAATCATGGTCATATAGGGGGATAGGAATGGCACTTATTGTTAAAAAGTTTGGTGGAAGTTCAGTCGCTACTGCTGAGAAGATTCAAGCCGTAGCACAGCGTGTTTTGCAAGATAAGAAGCCTGAAGATAAGATTGTTGTTGTCGTATCTGCGATGGGGGATACGACAGATGATTTAATATCATTGGCTAAAAAGATTACAGCTGAGCCATATATATATACACGTGAAATTGACATGCTGTTATCAACTGGTGAGCAAGTATCCATTGCGCTGCTGGCAATGGCGTTCAATACTTTAGGACATCCGGCTATATCGCTCACTGGTCCACAAGCGGGTGTTGTTTCAAATACAGTTTATACCAAGGGGAAGATTATCGATGTAACACCTAAGCGTGTATTAGATGAGCTAGATAATGGAAAAATTGTTGTAGTGGCTGGATTTCAGGGATTAAACTGTTTGGGAGATGTGACTACGTTAGGGCGCGGTGGTTCTGATACATCAGCAGTGGCATTAGCAGGAGCACTAAAAGCCGATAGTTGTGAAATCTTCACTGATGTTGATGGCGTGTATTCGGCTGATCCACGAGTCGTTAAAGATGCAAGACGTATGAAAGAAATAACCTATAACGAAATGCTGGAGATGGCCAGACTAGGTGCTGTAGTCATGCAGCCACGCTCGGTGGAAATGGGAAAACATTTCGGCGTGCCAATTCATGTTCGATCGACCTTTACTCAGCAATCAGGGACAATAATCAGGGAGGAATATACTGTGGAAGAAAAAGAGTTTATTATCCGAGGCGTAACTCATGATAA
This window encodes:
- the yitK gene encoding UPF0234 protein yitk, producing the protein MAKDCSFDIVSDVDMQEVDNAVNQTAKEISQRFDFRNSKSSIVLEGEEIKLIGDDDYKLNSIIDILQTKIIKRNVSLKSLDYGKIESASHGTVRQVIKIKKGISKEKGKEVVAAIKDTKLKVQAQLMDDQVRVSGKNKDDLQQVIAKLKQVDLDVDLQFVNFRS
- the pyrP gene encoding uracil permease yields the protein MNNRVIQIEDKLPLLQAVPLSLQHLFAMFGATVLVPILFKVNPATILLFNGIGTLLYLFICKGKIPAYLGSSFAFLSPVFVVLPQYGYGAALGGFIAVGAIFTIVALSLRVIGTKWIDIVFPPAAMGAIVAVIGLELAPVAADMAGLTAKTLDPKIITVSIFTLVITILGSVVFRGFMAIIPILVGVLSGYALAAGLGLVDLSGITKAAWFAAPTIYTPEFNFSAIAIIAPAALVVIAEHIGHLIVTGNIVGRDLTKDPGLDRSLLGNGLSTLISGFFGSTPNTTYGENIGVMAITKVYSVQVIGGAAVIAIILSFVGKLAAAIQSIPVPVMGGVSLLLFGVIAASGVRMLVESKVDYSRARNLILTSVVLIVGISGASITLGTVTMKGMALATVVSIILSLCFKILDLLGLTNDN
- a CDS encoding putative superoxide reductase gives rise to the protein MKIADIVQSADWKAEKHVPVIDAPESVKAGEKVAVEVCVGKEIPHPNTTEHNIRWIKLYFKPDNGKFPYEVACFEFNVHGESTDGPNKGPVYAEPFGKAVVKLSTSGTLLATSYCNIHGLWESYKEIKVEE
- a CDS encoding aspartokinase, with protein sequence MALIVKKFGGSSVATAEKIQAVAQRVLQDKKPEDKIVVVVSAMGDTTDDLISLAKKITAEPYIYTREIDMLLSTGEQVSIALLAMAFNTLGHPAISLTGPQAGVVSNTVYTKGKIIDVTPKRVLDELDNGKIVVVAGFQGLNCLGDVTTLGRGGSDTSAVALAGALKADSCEIFTDVDGVYSADPRVVKDARRMKEITYNEMLEMARLGAVVMQPRSVEMGKHFGVPIHVRSTFTQQSGTIIREEYTVEEKEFIIRGVTHDNDVAKIAVLGVPNRPGIAYSIFSALADANIDVDMIVQSVRNSETNVIDMVFTVASSDLSQAKVIVEKTAEQLEAIGVIVEEDVAKVSVVGAGMFGSPGIAAAMFGALSEAEVNIEVISTSEISISCLIKESQVKEAVNAIHAKFFPQK